The following coding sequences are from one Gossypium hirsutum isolate 1008001.06 chromosome A12, Gossypium_hirsutum_v2.1, whole genome shotgun sequence window:
- the LOC121211358 gene encoding probable protein arginine N-methyltransferase 1, whose translation MGGNPLLKLIAVDWFKVDKATDKIALHPKSLAQVLNRLQRDDYIHAFVAYFDVSFTKCHKLMGFSTGPRSRATHWKQTVLYLEDVLTICEGETIIGSMTVAPNKKNPRDVDIMVKYSLSGRRCVVSRVQFYKMR comes from the exons ATGGGTGGAAATCCCCTTCTCAAGCTCATAGCTGTTGATTGGTTCAAAGTCGATAAAGCAACAGATAAAATTGCATTGCATCCAAAGAGTCTAGCTCAGGTATTAAACCGGCTTC AGCGTGATGATTACATCCATGCTTTCGTTGCATATTTTGATGTTTCGTTTACCAAATGCCACAAATTGATGGGTTTCTCTACAG GACCAAGATCGCGAGCTACCCATTGGAAGCAAACAGTCCTATATCTAGAGGATGTGTTAACCATCTGTGAAGGGGAGACAATAATTGGGAGCATGACTGTTGCACCAAACAAGAAGAATCCCCGAGACGTTGATATAATGGTTAAATATTCATTGAGCGGACGACGTTGTGTGGTTTCGAGAGTTCAATTCTATAAGATGCGCTGA
- the LOC107932774 gene encoding probable magnesium transporter NIPA6, with amino-acid sequence MGFSDNSKGLILAMASSAFIGSSFILKKKGLKRAGASGTRAGVGGYTYLLEPLWWAGMITMIVGEVANFVAYVYAPAVLVTPLGALSIIVSACLAHFMLKERIQKMGILGCITCIAGSVVIVIHAPQEHTPSSVQEIWTLATQPAFLIYVAATLSIVLALILHFEPRYGQTNILVYLGICSLMGSLTVVSIKAIGIAIKLTLDGINQMAYPQTWFFLTVAAICVITQLNYLNKALDTFNAAIVSPVYYVMFTTLTIIASVIMFKDWSGQNVSSIASEICGFITVLSGTIILHATREQEPPPPVGTVTWYVSGDSMKSPEDEHLITLRSSEYYKP; translated from the exons ATGGGATTTTCCGATAATTCCAAGGGATTGATATTAGCAATGGCGTCTAGCGCGTTTATTGGGTCCAGTTTTATTTTGAAGAAGAAAGGGCTCAAGCGTGCTGGGGCTTCGGGTACTCGCGCAG GCGTTGGCGGTTATACCTACTTACTCGAGCCACTGTGGTGGGCTGGCATGATAACTA TGATTGTTGGGGAGGTTGCAAATTTCGTGGCTTATGTGTACGCTCCTGCAGTTCTAGTTACCCCTCTTGGGGCACTAAGTATAATTGTGAG TGCTTGTCTGGCACACTTTATGTTGAAGGAAAGAATTCAGAAAATGGGGATTTTAGGATGTATTACCTGCATTGCAGGTTCAGTGGTGATTGTAATTCATGCACCACAAGAGCATACCCCAAGTTCTGTACAAGAAATTTGGACTCTAGCGACACAACCAG CCTTTCTAATTTATGTTGCAGCTACACTTTCGATAGTTTTAGCTTTGATTTTGCATTTTGAACCTCGTTATGGGCAGACAAACATATTGGTTTATTTGGGAATATGTTCCTTAATGGGTTCTCTTACG GTTGTAAGCATCAAAGCCATTGGAATTGCTATAAAGCTTACATTGGATGGGATAAATCAGATGGCTTATCCTCAAACTTGGTTTTTTCTTACAGTTGCCGCAATCTGTGTCATTACACAATTAAATTACCTCAACAAG GCCTTGGATACATTCAATGCCGCGATTGTTTCTCCGGTATATTATGTCATGTTCACAACTTTGACCATTATTGCTAGCGTAATCATGTTCAAg GATTGGTCAGGTCAAAACGTGAGTAGTATTGCCTCTGAGATTTGTGGATTCATCACTGTGCTCTCTGGAACTATCATACTTCATGCCACGAGAGAACAGGAACCACCTCCTCCAGTAG GAACAGTTACATGGTATGTTAGTGGGGATTCGATGAAGAGTCCTGAGGATGAACATTTAATCACTCTACGCAGTTCGGAGTATTACAAGCCATGA